One bacterium genomic window carries:
- a CDS encoding DUF5110 domain-containing protein, whose protein sequence is MPTRIDFLTPAIVRLRQYDGETPPEQPLIRYGFFRDDWPEVPVRTDETDAELTVRSDVLTVTMHKADGSVAIADAAGKELLRSAEPPTVDEGLTEARFILPPDRTFFGLGDQQRERLELRGTLGDLWVRNVTGYIPIPVVWTPDGFGLLVNTTRRLIVDLGHSSPDWFGFRQPAGCLDYYFIHGPSPLEIIERYTDITGKPPLPPKWAFGLWFICRTQANDREFMEDCLKFRDRDIPCDAISLEPGWMEKNYDFSITKDWSKDRFPVPGYDRTPGRYTFMRAARRMGFKPGLWLCMDYDVSYEAERRVQSQASASADTAEKRGFEQDEHLAAARRMDQLTKPDEAWFEHLKDFVDQGVEWFKQDGSNQVLDHPDRLYGNGMRDDEMHNLYPMLYSQQMYEGFAAHTGRRPFGFTVAGWAGLQRWTATWTGDTGGEEGPLVGCLNMALSGHGMNTVDMEVTTKAGIHFGFLLPWAQLNSWNYFRHPWFQGEELEGFFRRYANMRYDLIPYLYTAAWQAYRTGVPMMRPMPLMWPRDPEAPKCLRQFMLGDDLLAACFADELYLPEGLWHHYDSLGEKPLQGGRWVQLRDREEHGALLVRHGAILPVDEAEHRYDRSHAYVGDDRAYAQGYSLWPAERGETVLYEDDGLTFGHEQGHFRTTRASYEQTDKRLVVKIRAPEGTYPDAPMVRSLDVNFHGIREPERVAVNGSDQGFEKGYEEGYGWVTVDDSPVDRLTTIELFY, encoded by the coding sequence ATGCCTACGCGAATTGACTTCCTCACCCCCGCGATCGTCCGCCTCCGCCAGTACGACGGTGAGACCCCGCCCGAGCAGCCGCTGATCCGCTACGGCTTCTTCCGCGATGACTGGCCGGAAGTCCCCGTCCGCACCGACGAGACCGACGCCGAGCTGACCGTGCGCTCCGATGTCCTCACGGTCACGATGCACAAGGCCGACGGCTCCGTGGCCATCGCGGATGCTGCGGGCAAAGAACTGCTCCGCAGCGCTGAGCCGCCGACCGTGGACGAGGGCCTCACCGAAGCGCGCTTCATACTGCCGCCGGACCGCACGTTCTTCGGCCTGGGCGACCAGCAGCGCGAGCGCCTGGAACTCCGCGGCACGCTGGGCGACCTGTGGGTCCGCAATGTCACCGGCTACATCCCCATCCCCGTCGTCTGGACGCCCGACGGCTTCGGGCTGCTGGTCAACACCACGCGGCGGCTGATCGTGGACCTGGGCCACTCATCGCCCGACTGGTTCGGCTTCCGACAGCCGGCCGGCTGCCTGGACTACTACTTCATCCACGGCCCCTCGCCCCTGGAGATCATCGAGCGCTACACGGACATCACGGGCAAGCCGCCGCTGCCGCCCAAGTGGGCCTTCGGGCTCTGGTTCATCTGCCGGACCCAGGCCAACGACCGTGAGTTCATGGAGGACTGCCTGAAGTTCCGTGACCGCGACATCCCGTGCGACGCCATCAGCCTCGAGCCCGGCTGGATGGAGAAGAACTACGACTTCTCGATCACCAAGGACTGGAGCAAAGACCGCTTCCCCGTCCCCGGCTACGACCGCACGCCGGGCCGCTACACCTTCATGCGCGCGGCGCGGCGCATGGGCTTCAAGCCGGGCCTGTGGCTGTGCATGGACTACGATGTCTCGTACGAGGCCGAGCGCCGCGTGCAGTCGCAGGCGAGCGCCAGTGCGGACACCGCCGAGAAGCGCGGCTTCGAGCAGGATGAGCATCTCGCCGCCGCTCGCCGCATGGACCAGCTCACCAAGCCCGACGAGGCGTGGTTCGAGCACCTCAAGGACTTCGTGGACCAGGGCGTCGAGTGGTTCAAGCAGGACGGCAGCAACCAGGTCCTCGACCACCCCGACCGCCTGTACGGCAATGGCATGCGGGATGACGAGATGCACAACCTGTACCCCATGCTCTACTCCCAGCAGATGTACGAGGGCTTCGCCGCGCACACAGGCCGCCGCCCCTTCGGCTTCACCGTCGCCGGCTGGGCGGGGCTGCAGCGCTGGACAGCTACCTGGACCGGCGACACCGGCGGCGAGGAGGGCCCCCTGGTCGGGTGCCTGAACATGGCGCTGTCAGGCCACGGCATGAACACCGTGGACATGGAAGTAACCACCAAGGCGGGCATCCACTTCGGCTTCCTGCTCCCCTGGGCGCAGCTCAACTCGTGGAACTACTTCCGCCACCCGTGGTTCCAGGGCGAGGAGCTGGAGGGGTTCTTCCGCCGCTACGCCAACATGCGCTATGACCTCATCCCCTACTTGTACACGGCTGCCTGGCAGGCGTACCGCACTGGCGTGCCCATGATGCGCCCCATGCCACTCATGTGGCCCCGTGATCCCGAGGCGCCCAAGTGCCTACGGCAGTTCATGCTCGGCGACGATCTGCTCGCCGCCTGTTTCGCCGATGAGCTCTACCTGCCCGAGGGCCTGTGGCACCACTACGACAGCCTCGGAGAGAAACCGCTCCAGGGCGGGCGCTGGGTGCAGTTGAGGGACCGCGAGGAACACGGTGCGCTGCTGGTGCGCCACGGCGCGATCCTCCCGGTGGATGAAGCCGAGCATCGCTATGACCGTTCGCACGCCTACGTTGGCGACGACCGCGCCTACGCCCAGGGCTACAGCCTCTGGCCCGCCGAGCGCGGCGAGACGGTGCTGTACGAGGATGACGGCCTCACCTTCGGTCACGAGCAGGGGCACTTCCGCACCACCCGCGCGTCGTACGAGCAGACCGACAAGCGCCTGGTAGTGAAGATCCGGGCGCCGGAGGGGACGTACCCCGACGCGCCGATGGTGCGGTCGCTCGACGTGAACTTCCACGGCATCCGTGAGCCAGAACGGGTCGCCGTCAACGGCAGCGACCAGGGTTTCGAGAAGGGGTATGAGGAGGGGTACGGTTGGGTCACTGTGGACGACAGCCCGGTGGACCGTCTGACGACGATTGAGCTGTTCTACTGA